The genomic region AGTCCAACACGCTTGCCACCCGGCAGATCATTCCCAGGGGCCCGGACCGCTTCGAACTGGTCTGGACATATTTCGCCTATACCACCGATGACGAGGCAATGGTACGTCGCCGGCTGCGACAGGCCAATCTGATGGGACCGGCGGGACTTGTATCCGTTGATGATGGCGAGGTTCTGGAGTTCACCCAGGACGGCGTGAAGGCAAACCCCACTATGAACGGCATTCTGGAAATGGGCGGGCGCGACCGGGCCGACACGGCCCACATGGTCACCGAAGCGGCCATACGGGGATTCTACGACTACTACCGGGAAGTGATGGGACTCTGACGTGAACCCCGGCCTGGATCTTTCAAAGCTTACTCCGATAGAGCTGCGCCTTCAGGTCGAAGAGCTGCTTTATGCCTATGCTGACGTACTCGACAACGGCTTACTGGACGACTGGCCGCCATTCTTCACCTCCGACTGCCTGTACCAGATCATCGCCCGCGAGAATTACGACCGTGGTTTCCCCCTTGCCACCATGCTCTGCGAAAGCCAGGCGATGCTCCGGGACCGCGTGACGGCATACCGGCAGGCGAACGTCTATTCGCCCCGCTACTTTCGCCATCTCATCAGCACTGTTCGCATCGTTGGAATCGAAAGCGGTATTGTGTCCGCACGCTCCAATTTTGCCGTGCTCCAGACCCTCGTGGATGACAAAACCCGGGTTTTCCTTGCTGGCCGCTACGAAGACTGTATCGTCATTGACGAAGGCCGTCTACGTTTCCGGCAGAAGCTGTGCATCTATGACACGCTTCATGTGCCCAATTCGATTGTTCATCCGGTTTGACCCATGGCTGGAAAAACGAAGCTCATACTTTGGGATATTGACGGCACGCTGATCCGTTCTGGAGGTGCCGGGGCGCGAGCGCTCGACCGGGCCTTTGTTGATCTTTACGGTGTCCAGAATGCCTGCGAAACAATCGACTGGGGCGGCATGACTGACCCGCTGATTGTGAACGAACTGATCCGTTTCCATTTCCGTCGTGAAGCCACTCCCGAGGACCGGGAGCAGACGCTGCAGGGGTACCTGTCCTACCTTCCGGAAGAAATCGAAAGAGCGAGCGAATACCGGGTAATGCCCGGGGTGCGTGAGGCCGTTGAAGAAATGCACGAGCATCCTGAATATCATCAGGGGCTTGGCACCGGAAACCTGGAGCCGGGCGGCCGGATCAAGCTGGGCCGGTCAGACCTGGGCCGGTATTTCGAGTGGGGCGGCTTTGCATCCGACTCCGACCGCCGCGCCGAGCTGATCCGCATCGGCATCGAACGCGGCCGCCGCGCCGCAGGCGAACACGTTCCAGCCGAGCGTGTGGTGATTATCGGCGATACCCTGCGCGATATCGAGGCGGCCAGGGCCTGCGGGGCCCGCGTCATTGCCGTGGCAACCGGGGCAAAAACACTCGCCGAACTGGAGGCTGGCAAGCCTGATCTGCTTGTCGAAGATATTGCTGCCGGAGAAACGCGGTTCTGGGACTGGCTGAAGTCGCTTTAGCCCCTATTCCACGCTTTTCACCGGTTTTGCTTCGCAGCCCTTGACCCATTCAACCGTGCCATCGGCAAAATACTCTTTCTTCCATATAGGGACGGTCTGTTTCAGGGTGTCGATAGCCCAGTGACAGGCGCGAATGGCATCAGCGCGGTGCGGCGAACTGACCGCAATGGCTACCGAAGCCTCGCCGATGGCCAGATCCCCCACGCGGTGCTCAATCCGGCAACGGGTGACAACAAACCTCCTGACGGTTTCCGCTTCGATCTCATCCATCACCTTTTCGGCCATGCCGGGCATCGATTCGTAGTAAAGCCTGAGAACACCCCGGCCTTCGTGGTGATTACGCACAACGCCCAGAAATGTCGCCACCGCACCGGCTTCCGGCGTCACAACTTCGGCCGCCAGCCGGTCAACAGATAGCGTATCTTTCAGAAGACGGCTCACCGGCACCCTCCACTCACGGGCGGAATCAGAGCTATCTCCTCCCCCGGTTTCAGCTTATGCCCGGTGTCAATGTAACTTTCGCCGGAAACGACAGCGATGTGCTTGCGGCGGGCGGCAATATCCGGATGCCGCTCCCCCACGGCTTCCAGAAGCATTCCTACCGATGAACCATCGGGCAGATCGAACAGTTCGCTGTCGGAACCTGCCAGATCCCTTAGCATGGCGAAATAGGCAACCCGAACCTGCATGAATGGCTCCATTCTCCGGTGGAAAATCTACCCGGAGAGTGGAGACCTGTCGAGCCGCTCAGGCCAGCTGGCTACATCCGGTCAGGGCCAAACGGCCGGAACAGCCACTGGCCGCCGTCGGCGACGATGATTGTACCTGTAATGTAGCTTGCGGCATCGGACGCGAGGAATACCGCCGTATTGGCCATCTCCTTAACGGTACCCATACGGCCGAGCGGAACACCCTTGTTGATAACCGTTTCAGGAACACCCATGCCGAGCCGTTTCATTCCCTCGGTGTCACGAATCGGCCCCGGAGCAATTCCGTTCACGCGGATGCCAAGAGGCCCCCATTCGACAGCGAGGATACGCGTCTGCGCATCCACCCCCGCCTTGGCGGAAGCGGCATGGATCTGGAACGGCGTCCCAACGTACTGGAGTGTCGCCGTAATATTGATAATCGAGGCATTCCGGGTTTTCGCCAGATGCTCATGTGCTGCCTTGCACATGTTGAAGGTGCCGATCTGGTCGATTTCCACCACCGTCCGGTAGCCGTTATAGGAAAGTTGCGAAGCCGGACAGATGAAATTGCCGGCCGCTCCATTCACCAGGATATCGAGCTTACCGAACTTGTCTGCGGCTGCCTTGACGGCTGCTTCCACCTGTTCCGTGTTCCGGACATCGGCGGGAGTACACAACACGTCCACGCCGGTATTTTTCCTGATAGCCGCTGCCGCTTCAGCCAGTTTTTCCGCCTTGCGGCCCAGAATTGCCACTTGCGCGCCATGGGCAGCAAACTCCTCGGCAATGCCCTGGCAGATACCCGAACCGCCACCGGTCACCAGTGCCACCCGGCCTTTAAGAATGTCCTTTGAAAAAAATCCCATCGTCCCCTGCTCCTTCACTGCAACTGTCCGGGCCGGAAAAGACCTGTCCCGTCATACGGGCTCAGGCTATCACACCCGGAAACTCAATTACTAAATGAGTTAATCAGTTGCAACATTCATCATTCGGGGTTTTCCAGCCGCGCCCGGACTTCCGGGATTTGCTCCAGATAGTCCGCCAGTCCCAGGCCAATCACCCGGTGTCCCGCAGCATTTGGATGAACCGGTTCGCTCATCAGATCCCAGTATCCGTAGACATAGACCGGTGACGTGTAGACATCCTCTGGGTCACAAGACCGCCGGTAACGGGACAGGTCTGCCGGAAAAGTATGGAAAAACCGGGCCGTCCAGTCCTCATGAAGGGTGACCGGCCAGAAACGGGGCACAGCTTCCTCCCTGATAAAAAAGAACCTCAGGGTTTCTCCCACCGGAACATCCAGCATCAGCGAAAAAATCCCATCCCCTGCTTGATCGTCGCCCGCCCGTCCATCGTCGCGCATCGAATAAGGGGGAACGAGCCATGGAGCCTGCTGGACAGACTTGAAGGTATCCATCCCGAGACGCTGTATGGCTAGTCGGAAACCTTTTCCACCTTTCAGGCCCGGTGGAGCCATGACCCGCATCCGCAGTTTTGCCTGTTCTGACGCCGGAACTGATGGCGCGTACGGACAAACAGACGCCACCGGATCACGCTGCGACGACAGCTCGATCTCTTGATTCACCAAGAGATCGGCCGCCGGGAAAACCGGAACATCCAGTTCATGCGCCATTCGTTCACGTACCGGCCGGTAGTAACGGCGAGAAAATTCGCCATCGATAAATACCGGTAGCGCCCCACGCTGGCGCACCAAATCCACAAGCCTGGCCATCAGCTCGGCATACTCGGCACGGCTCGTGAATGGCGCCCACCGCCACGGACCGAACCGGCGGAAAGTCCCATCAAATACCGAGTCCAGATTGCCGGCAGGCGCCAGTTTCATGTCCGCCGTGGACGCCCCCGGCAGCCTGACTCTCCACAAATGGGCTGGTGTCACCGACAAATCGGGGAGATGGCTTCTCATCTCCAGGGGTTTTACACCCAAGTCGTTGAACGCCGAGGCAATCATCACAATGTCAGATTCCAAGTCTGAAAGACCCTGGTACAAATCCTCAATCCGGTTGAGTAAATATCCGGGGATCCCGAGATTGATAACTTCTATCTGCCGGTACGGATGACGCCGCAAGAGCTCCGCTTCCAGCACGACCGCAAATGTTTCATCAGGTTCAACAGGGATTCCATAGGCCGTTGAGTCGCCCAAAAGCACAACGCGGAACACTTCCAAAGGTTTTTTCAACCTGAACTCGCGGGTACGAAAACC from Deltaproteobacteria bacterium harbors:
- a CDS encoding HAD hydrolase-like protein, producing the protein MAGKTKLILWDIDGTLIRSGGAGARALDRAFVDLYGVQNACETIDWGGMTDPLIVNELIRFHFRREATPEDREQTLQGYLSYLPEEIERASEYRVMPGVREAVEEMHEHPEYHQGLGTGNLEPGGRIKLGRSDLGRYFEWGGFASDSDRRAELIRIGIERGRRAAGEHVPAERVVIIGDTLRDIEAARACGARVIAVATGAKTLAELEAGKPDLLVEDIAAGETRFWDWLKSL
- a CDS encoding molybdenum cofactor biosynthesis protein MoaE, whose product is MSRLLKDTLSVDRLAAEVVTPEAGAVATFLGVVRNHHEGRGVLRLYYESMPGMAEKVMDEIEAETVRRFVVTRCRIEHRVGDLAIGEASVAIAVSSPHRADAIRACHWAIDTLKQTVPIWKKEYFADGTVEWVKGCEAKPVKSVE
- a CDS encoding SDR family oxidoreductase — translated: MGFFSKDILKGRVALVTGGGSGICQGIAEEFAAHGAQVAILGRKAEKLAEAAAAIRKNTGVDVLCTPADVRNTEQVEAAVKAAADKFGKLDILVNGAAGNFICPASQLSYNGYRTVVEIDQIGTFNMCKAAHEHLAKTRNASIINITATLQYVGTPFQIHAASAKAGVDAQTRILAVEWGPLGIRVNGIAPGPIRDTEGMKRLGMGVPETVINKGVPLGRMGTVKEMANTAVFLASDAASYITGTIIVADGGQWLFRPFGPDRM
- a CDS encoding aromatic-ring-hydroxylating dioxygenase subunit beta, which translates into the protein MNPGLDLSKLTPIELRLQVEELLYAYADVLDNGLLDDWPPFFTSDCLYQIIARENYDRGFPLATMLCESQAMLRDRVTAYRQANVYSPRYFRHLISTVRIVGIESGIVSARSNFAVLQTLVDDKTRVFLAGRYEDCIVIDEGRLRFRQKLCIYDTLHVPNSIVHPV
- a CDS encoding MoaD/ThiS family protein gives rise to the protein MQVRVAYFAMLRDLAGSDSELFDLPDGSSVGMLLEAVGERHPDIAARRKHIAVVSGESYIDTGHKLKPGEEIALIPPVSGGCR